A genomic segment from Montipora foliosa isolate CH-2021 chromosome 9, ASM3666993v2, whole genome shotgun sequence encodes:
- the LOC137970357 gene encoding uncharacterized protein, whose protein sequence is MVSSCCVPECNQKGNKTSTGEKVSFFEFPRSPLRKKQWIHAIRREEGKEFKIVDGTKVCSLHFRREDIRKSFNGRAYVVAGGVPSRFAWSVPSPRKRKAPKKRHPLPPKKKLLATISTSSQAELVSETDTMAESLSQSTSTVSNSKSNRNTKPNDTDLEFNAQKKIEDMEQELLKLRQENTELKKKLSEAEKQHEVISAQLFSLERFTSDADINFYTGLPNYATFLALFNFLNPGEDGENIRPRSTLKDVPEDFYDADSEEEENVTPAKKGRPRKLKSVEEFFIVLCRLRRGFSERHLAHLYGVAQSTISRLFVPWINFMYLKFGQVCIWPSKSVVQATMPADFKEKFPSTRVIIDCTEVWCEMPSSLLLNSELFSAYKNHVTLKGLVGIAPSGGITFISQLYTGSISDREIVLRSGILSQSFDDGDSVMADKGFQIQDILPLGVDLNIPPFLGSDAQMSAEDVVRTQQIASLRIHVERAINKIKNFRIWNGVVPLSLFSVVNQMWTVCAFLCNTQDPLISNIT, encoded by the coding sequence ATGGTTAGTAGTTGTTGCGTCCCTGAATGTAATCAGAAAGGAAATAAGACGTCCACAGGAGagaaagtttctttctttgaaTTCCCACGCTCTCCTCTGAGGAAAAAACAGTGGATTCACGCAATTCGCCGTGAAGAAGGAAAGGAGTTTAAGATTGTCGATGGAACAAAAGTTTGTTCGCTGCATTTTAGGCGTGAAGACATAAGAAAATCATTTAATGGACGGGCTTATGTGGTCGCTGGTGGCGTTCCAAGCAGATTTGCTTGGTCAGTTCCTTCCCCGAGGAAAAGAAAAGCTCCTAAGAAAAGACATCCTCTGCCTCCGAAGAAGAAATTGTTAGCAACGATATCCACGTCTTCTCAAGCCGAGTTAGTGAGCGAAACAGATACCATGGCGGAATCACTTTCCCAGTCGACATCAACTGTCTCTAACAGTAAAAGTAACCGAAATACCAAGCCAAACGATACTGATTTAGAGTTCAATGCGCAAAAAAAGATCGAGGATATGGAACAGGAGCTGTTAAAACTTCGACAGGAAAACACTGAGCTCAAGAAGAAATTGAGTGAGGCAGAGAAGCAGCACGAGGTTATCTCGGCCCAATTATTTTCTCTCGAACGCTTTACATCAGATGCTGACATCAACTTTTATACTGGCCTTCCAAATTACGCCACTTTCCTCGCTTTATTTAACTTTTTGAATCCTGGTGAAGATGGAGAAAATATTCGTCCAAGAAGCACCTTAAAAGATGTGCCAGAGGACTTTTATGATGCAGACTCTGAGGAAGAAGAAAACGTTACACCTGCAAAGAAAGGACGCCCACGAAAACTCAAATCAGTTGAAGAATTTTTTATTGTGTTATGCCGCCTGAGAAGAGGCTTTTCTGAGcgccatttagctcacttgtatGGCGTTGCACAGTCCACAATAAGCAGGCTTTTTGTGCCATGGATTAATTTCATGTATTTGAAATTTGGCCAGGTGTGCATCTGGCCTTCTAAGTCAGTTGTTCAAGCAACTATGCCTgcagattttaaagaaaaattcccATCAACGAGAGTGATTATTGACTGTACGGAAGTCTGGTGTGAAATGCCAAGCAGTTTACTTTTGAACTCTGAACTTTTCAGCGCTTACAAAAACCATGTGACATTGAAAGGACTTGTCGGTATTGCACCAAGTGGGGGCATTACATTTATCAGTCAACTTTACACCGGCAGCATTTCTGACCGTGAAATTGTTTTACGAAGTGGAATATTGTCCCAATCCTTTGATGATGGTGACTCTGTAATGGCAGACAAGGGGTTTCAGATCCAAGACATCCTGCCCCTTGGTGTAGATCTGAACATCCCACCCTTCTTGGGCAGTGATGCCCAAATGTCTGCTGAGGATGTTGTTAGGACACAGCAGATTGCAAGCCTGCGGATACACGTCGAAAGGGCCATCAACAAGATCAAGAACTTCCGAATTTGGAATGGAGTTGTTCCTCTGAGTTTATTTAGTGTTGTAAACCAAATGTGGACTGTTTGCGCTTTCCTATGCAACACTCAGGATCCACTCATATCTAATATCACATGA
- the LOC137970757 gene encoding uncharacterized protein isoform X1, producing the protein MKMAAQKSCPSFTSVISVLSIALYCGGFLRVELQLNKQNKRIDALETDSQVTPRESGPDIGKISENSPELLGNGIHRNRRQLYSTQNETENRQTPDEKLKTDQLLSDLRMKLCQSNIDKCSAGLPGPPGPPGPRGEKGSRGRRGQQGRPGNKGDNGIMGSPGKSGKQGIMGPAGPKGESGQKGDTGFTGRPGVKGEPGESIAAPTAAVSPAKLTVNERETASFQCSVSGNPKPAIKWSKMKGQSEMGLSEVSEGKLLLRNVAGSYSGAYKCSASNILGQAQAVARLVVNVHPRISLNPGPRHAIQGRTFTLPTCHVTGFPAPVVTWRKSSGRLPQGRVKYINNALQILQVRKEDSDLYFCSALNLLGRAEKKTMLVVVSLPQFTIKPPSKIDTISSCSERLSCSATGDPQPIISWRKQGGQLPVGRSQQISGALIITNVRQSDAGNYICTAASAGVFDVEAVTLLEVHENGVLCSSNILGHLDAKYLVKLNSFLGPVLQSSSRSRFVRCWRAKTDGWAASTFHRNCDGKGPTVTIIKVGSYIFGGYTGASWSSRSSCYYVFSSKSFIYSLYNINGYAPVKLQVKSTMSSIVTCSSYGPTFGQAFDIHISSNAASNRNSYTYCSSSYPLPPGYSSSGYSCRFYAGSHKFTPTDVEVFYETTT; encoded by the exons ATGAAAATGGCTGCACAAAAGAGTTGCCCGTCGTTTACATCGGTTATTTCTGTTTTATCGATTGCACTTTATTGCGGAGGGTTCTTAAGAGTTGAACTTCAGTTGAACAAGCAAAATAAGAGAATAGACGCTCTGGAAACCGACTCTCAGGTTACGCCACGGGAGAGCGGTCCAGACATTGGAAAAATCTCAGAGAATTCTCCCG aaCTTCTGGGCAATGGCATCCACCGAAATAGGCGCCAGCTTTACTCCACCCAGAACGAAACGGAAAACAGACAAACGCCAGACGAAAAATTGAAAACTGATCAACTGTTATCGGATCTGAGAATGAAACTTTGTCAATCAAACATCGACAAATGTTCGGCAGGTCTCCCAGGCCCTCCCGGTCCACCTGGACCGAGAGGCGAAAAAGGCTCTCGAGGACGAAGGGGGCAGCAAGGACGACCCGGAAACAAGGGAGATAATGGCATCATGGGTTCGCCAGGAAAAAGTGGAAAGCAAGGTATCATGGGACCTGCAGGGCCTAAAGGAGAAAGTGGACAGAAAGGAGATACAGGATTCACAGGCAGACCAGGAGTAAAAGGAGAGCCTGGTGAATCGATTGCAGCTCCCACTGCTGCTGTTTCGCCGGCAAAGTTAACAGTTAATGAAAGGGAGACAGCCTCTTTCCAGTGTTCAGTCAGCGGTAATCCAAAGCCTGCAATAAAATGGAGTAAAATGAAAGGGCAGTCAGAAATGGGTCTGTCAGAAGTCTCAGAAGGAAAGTTGCTTTTGCGAAATGTCGCTGGAAGTTACTCGGGTGCATAcaagtgttcagcatcaaacaTCTTAGGACAAGCACAAGCAGTGGCGCGGCTTGTAGTAAACG TTCATCCTCGCATTTCACTTAATCCTGGACCTCGTCACGCAATTCAAGGAAGGACCTTCACTCTACCAACCTGTCACGTGACTGGATTCCCTGCACCAGTTGTGACTTGGAGAAAATCATCCGGCCGTTTACCCCAGGGAAGAGTGAAGTACATCAACAACGcattgcaaattttacaagtTCGTAAAGAGGACTCGGACCTTTATTTCTGTTCTGCATTAAATCTCCTAGGAAGAGCTGAAAAGAAAACTATGTTAGTCGTGGTCTCGCTTCCTCAGTTTACGATCAAACCTCCTTCTAAGATTGATACGATATCAAGCTGCAGTGAGAGATTAAGTTGCAGCGCTACTGGAGATCCACAACCAATCATCAGCTGGAGGAAACAAGGAGGTCAGTTGCCAGTTGGACGGAGCCAGCAGATCAGTGGTGCGTTAATTATTACAAACGTACGACAGAGTGATGCAGGGAATTATATTTGTACTGCTGCAAGTGCTGGAGTGTTTGATGTGGAAGCTGTGACCCTTCTCGAAGTTCACGAAAATG GGGTCCTGTGTTCGTCCAATATTCTTGGGCACCTCGATGCCAAGTACCTCGTCAAGTTAAATTCGTTTTTAGGTCCAGTCCTCCAGAGTTCATCTCGCAGCAGGTTTGTGCGATGTTGGCGCGCTAAGACAGATGGCTGGGCAGCATCCACCTTCCACAGGAACTGTGATGGAAAGGGTCCTACTGTTACTATAATCAAAGTTGGCAGCTACATATTTGGTGGATACACTGGCGCATCTTGGTCAAGTCGAA gtTCTTGCTATTATGTTTTTTCCAGTAAATCATTCATCTACTCACTGTATAACATCAATGGCTACGCTCCTGTTAAGCTGCAAGTCAAGTCAACAATGTCGAGTATAGTCACATGTTCCAGTTACGGACCAACCTTTGGTCAAGCATTCGACATCCACATATCAAGCAACGCTGCCAGCAACCGAAATTCGTACACATATTGTAGCTCCTCTTACCCCCTTCCCCCAGGGTATTCTTCATCTGGTTACTCCTGTAGATTTTATGCAGGAAGCCACAAGTTTACTCCCACTGATGTCGAGGTATTCTACGAAACAACCACTTAG
- the LOC137970931 gene encoding uncharacterized protein, producing MAASRALTEEDIPGASLQGRSPATLKNEELRFWLKCRGDTLKGLKTKAQLVKRVEEYIKEGRDQNIVDPDPDSVYSKRKERLDKTKDDNSGICATQIPLSFPSDGWSADIRRMPFFTRAEMNLHILKSGKRIDPTSKAHSVPTSIRKATTFLNDEYLKSISAASDENYFYFRSHCYHSFRKNDAPHNLKVALCILSGEVKHASCSCVAGKVGFCNHILALLMKICKFSLYECKTVHELENEGDMQPKQACTSSLQQWHRKGRGNSINPQPAMEVLVAKTYLEQTRSSARDPGVRCTLYEARNNIRGQKADEEKLLATLKELNPNMALAQIMTARSDSTPLVETKFGKSPQGSYASYQLAVTEDNFKVFCDITSVPRGNPANHSEHVVTYPRFPLSSQSNEQFEVPADLSEAEKSLLNSLQVDEDKLNDIEIKTRSQSGCPEWKLERKFRFTASNFGLIRDRKRNHESLVKNLINPKPFSSRYTNHGLKYEPIALEQYQKYMSSINKPVKVFKSGLVISMDAPYLGASPDGKVIDPGCSDPFGLSEVKCPETKYLVTPLDACSDSSFFMEEVDGKPKLKRTHKYYVQVQGLMGVTGAKWCDFVVYTSKGMSIERIPFDPHFWNSLKVTLKLYYFKHFLATAAREPRA from the exons ATGGCTGCTTCACGTGCGCTCACAGAAGAAGACATTCCTGGAGCTTCTCTTCAAGGCAGATCGCCTGCCACGCTAAAAAATGAAGAACTTCGTTTCTGGCTGAAATGTAGAGGCGATACATTGaaaggattgaaaacaaaagcacaaTTAGTGAAAAG GGTTGAGGAATATATTAAAGAAGGTCGTGATCAAAATATAGTAGATCCGGATCCTGACTCCGTATATTCAAAGCGCAAGGAACGCTTGGATAAAACCAAAGATGACAACTCCGGCATTTGCGCAACTCAGATTCCTTTGAGTTTCCCTTCAGATGGCTGGTCTGCAGACATACGGCGGATGCCCTTTTTCACCCGTGCCGAAATGAATCTCCATATTTTAAAGTCTGGAAAGAGAATTGATCCGACAAGTAAAGCCCACTCCGTTCCAACGAGTATTCGGAAAGCGACAACTTTTCTGAACGACGAATACTTAAAGAGCATCTCTGCAGCGAGCGACGAGAACTATTTTTATTTCCGGTCACACTGCTATCACAGCTTTCGGAAGAATGATGCCCCACACAACTTAAAAGTCGCATTGTGCATTTTGAGTGGGGAAGTGAAACATGCTTCATGCTCCTGCGTTGCTGGGAAGGTTGGTTTTTGTAACCATATATTAGCACTCTTAATGAAGATTTGCAAATTCTCATTATATGAATGTAAAACTGTCCATGAACTTGAAAACGAAGGAGACATGCAGCCAAAGCAGGCATGTACTTCCTCTTTACAGCAGTGGCATAGGAAGGGAAGAGGAAACTCTATTAATCCGCAACCAGCAATGGAAGTGCTTGTAGCAAAAACCTACCTGGAGCAGACCAGATCATCAGCTCGAGATCCTGGTGTCAGATGTACACTTTATGAGGCAAGGAATAATATCCGGGGGCAAAAGGCAGATGAAGAGAAACTATTGGCAACCTTGAAAGAATTGAACCCAAATATGGCCTTAGCACAGATTATGACTGCAAGGTCTGATTCTACTCCCTTAGTGGAAACCAAATTTGGCAAAAGTCCACAAGGTTCGTATGCCAGCTATCAACTTGCAGTGACCGAAgataattttaaagttttttgtgaCATCACATCTGTCCCTAGAGGAAACCCTGCCAACCACAGTGAGCACGTTGTGACATATCCAAGATTTCCCCTATCAAGTCAGTCTAATGAACAGTTTGAGGTGCCTGCCGATCTTTCAGAAGCAGAAAAATCACTGTTAAATAGTCTGCAAGTTGATGAAGATAAACTGAATGACATTGAAATTAAAACACGCAGCCAATCAGGCTGTCCTGAATGGAAGCTGGAAAGAAAATTCCGATTTACTGCCTCTAATTTTGGTCTCATAAGGGACAGAAAAAGGAACCATGAATCTCTGGTAAAAAATCTTATAAATCCAAAGCCTTTTTCGTCAAGATATACTAATCATGGACTTAAATATGAGCCAATTGCCTTAGAACAATACCAGAAATATATGTCCTCTATTAACAAGCCAGTGAAGGTTTTTAAGTCAGGACTTGTAATAAGCATGGATGCCCCATACTTGGGTGCTTCACCTGATGGCAAGGTTATTGATCCTGGATGCTCTGATCCGTTTGGTCTTTCTGAGGTCAAATGCCCAGAAACCAAGTACTTAGTCACCCCCCTGGATGCATGCTCTGATAGCAGCTTTTTTATGGAAGAAGTCGATGGAAAGCCTAAACTTAAACGCACCCATAAGTACTATGTCCAAGTGCAAGGGCTGATGGGTGTGACTGGGGCAAAATGGTGCGATTTCGTCGTCTACACCAGTAAAGGAATGAGCATCGAGCGAATTCCATTTGACCCTCACTTTTGGAACAGTTTAAAGGTCACATTGAAACTGTATTATTTTAAACACTTCCTAGCTACAGCAGCTAGAGAACCCAGAGCATAA
- the LOC137970757 gene encoding uncharacterized protein isoform X2, whose translation MKMAAQKSCPSFTSVISVLSIALYCGGFLRVELQLNKQNKRIDALETDSQVTPRESGPDIGKISENSPELLGNGIHRNRRQLYSTQNETENRQTPDEKLKTDQLLSDLRMKLCQSNIDKCSAGLPGPPGPPGPRGEKGSRGRRGQQGRPGNKGDNGIMGSPGKSGKQGIMGPAGPKGESGQKGDTGFTGRPGVKGEPGESIAAPTAAVSPAKLTVNERETASFQCSVSGNPKPAIKWSKMKGQSEMGLSEVSEGKLLLRNVAGSYSGAYKCSASNILGQAQAVARLVVNVHPRISLNPGPRHAIQGRTFTLPTCHVTGFPAPVVTWRKSSGRLPQGRVKYINNALQILQVRKEDSDLYFCSALNLLGRAEKKTMLVVVSLPQFTIKPPSKIDTISSCSERLSCSATGDPQPIISWRKQGGQLPVGRSQQISGALIITNVRQSDAGNYICTAASAGVFDVEAVTLLEVHENGVLCSSNILGHLDAKYLVKLNSFLGPVLQSSSRSRFVRCWRAKTDGWAASTFHRNCDGKGPTVTIIKVGSYIFGGYTGASWSSRSILHHSLHLFLKRCRQISFALPRVLLGGRSEE comes from the exons ATGAAAATGGCTGCACAAAAGAGTTGCCCGTCGTTTACATCGGTTATTTCTGTTTTATCGATTGCACTTTATTGCGGAGGGTTCTTAAGAGTTGAACTTCAGTTGAACAAGCAAAATAAGAGAATAGACGCTCTGGAAACCGACTCTCAGGTTACGCCACGGGAGAGCGGTCCAGACATTGGAAAAATCTCAGAGAATTCTCCCG aaCTTCTGGGCAATGGCATCCACCGAAATAGGCGCCAGCTTTACTCCACCCAGAACGAAACGGAAAACAGACAAACGCCAGACGAAAAATTGAAAACTGATCAACTGTTATCGGATCTGAGAATGAAACTTTGTCAATCAAACATCGACAAATGTTCGGCAGGTCTCCCAGGCCCTCCCGGTCCACCTGGACCGAGAGGCGAAAAAGGCTCTCGAGGACGAAGGGGGCAGCAAGGACGACCCGGAAACAAGGGAGATAATGGCATCATGGGTTCGCCAGGAAAAAGTGGAAAGCAAGGTATCATGGGACCTGCAGGGCCTAAAGGAGAAAGTGGACAGAAAGGAGATACAGGATTCACAGGCAGACCAGGAGTAAAAGGAGAGCCTGGTGAATCGATTGCAGCTCCCACTGCTGCTGTTTCGCCGGCAAAGTTAACAGTTAATGAAAGGGAGACAGCCTCTTTCCAGTGTTCAGTCAGCGGTAATCCAAAGCCTGCAATAAAATGGAGTAAAATGAAAGGGCAGTCAGAAATGGGTCTGTCAGAAGTCTCAGAAGGAAAGTTGCTTTTGCGAAATGTCGCTGGAAGTTACTCGGGTGCATAcaagtgttcagcatcaaacaTCTTAGGACAAGCACAAGCAGTGGCGCGGCTTGTAGTAAACG TTCATCCTCGCATTTCACTTAATCCTGGACCTCGTCACGCAATTCAAGGAAGGACCTTCACTCTACCAACCTGTCACGTGACTGGATTCCCTGCACCAGTTGTGACTTGGAGAAAATCATCCGGCCGTTTACCCCAGGGAAGAGTGAAGTACATCAACAACGcattgcaaattttacaagtTCGTAAAGAGGACTCGGACCTTTATTTCTGTTCTGCATTAAATCTCCTAGGAAGAGCTGAAAAGAAAACTATGTTAGTCGTGGTCTCGCTTCCTCAGTTTACGATCAAACCTCCTTCTAAGATTGATACGATATCAAGCTGCAGTGAGAGATTAAGTTGCAGCGCTACTGGAGATCCACAACCAATCATCAGCTGGAGGAAACAAGGAGGTCAGTTGCCAGTTGGACGGAGCCAGCAGATCAGTGGTGCGTTAATTATTACAAACGTACGACAGAGTGATGCAGGGAATTATATTTGTACTGCTGCAAGTGCTGGAGTGTTTGATGTGGAAGCTGTGACCCTTCTCGAAGTTCACGAAAATG GGGTCCTGTGTTCGTCCAATATTCTTGGGCACCTCGATGCCAAGTACCTCGTCAAGTTAAATTCGTTTTTAGGTCCAGTCCTCCAGAGTTCATCTCGCAGCAGGTTTGTGCGATGTTGGCGCGCTAAGACAGATGGCTGGGCAGCATCCACCTTCCACAGGAACTGTGATGGAAAGGGTCCTACTGTTACTATAATCAAAGTTGGCAGCTACATATTTGGTGGATACACTGGCGCATCTTGGTCAAGTCGAA GTATTCTTCACCACTCACTTCATCTTTTCTTAAAACGATGTCGCCAAATTTCATTTGCCTTGCCTCGTGTCTTGCTCGGTGGCCGAAGTGAAGAGTGA